Proteins encoded within one genomic window of Streptomyces kaniharaensis:
- a CDS encoding HAD family hydrolase, translated as MITPIEMVIFDCDGVLVDSEVIAARVQMRLGAELGWPLTEAEVVELFIGRSEASNHAVVAERLGAATADLWRKRFVELHAEAVDAELAPVAGLPEALAAITLPTCVASSGSHEKMRHTLGRTGLYEHFAGRIFSATEVGRGKPAPDLFLHAARTMGVDPAACVVVEDSLPGVQAARAAGMRAFGYAGGLTPADRLAGPGTVVIDDMRKLPELIGGYQGCGTRGMWSPDR; from the coding sequence ATGATCACGCCGATTGAGATGGTGATATTCGACTGCGACGGCGTCCTCGTGGACAGCGAGGTCATCGCCGCCCGCGTCCAGATGCGGTTGGGCGCGGAGCTGGGCTGGCCGCTGACGGAGGCCGAGGTGGTCGAGCTGTTCATCGGCCGCTCCGAGGCGTCCAACCACGCGGTGGTCGCCGAACGGCTCGGCGCCGCGACCGCCGACCTGTGGCGCAAGCGCTTCGTCGAACTCCATGCCGAAGCCGTGGACGCGGAGTTGGCGCCGGTCGCCGGGCTGCCGGAGGCGCTCGCCGCGATCACCCTGCCGACCTGCGTCGCGTCCAGCGGTTCGCACGAGAAGATGCGCCACACCCTCGGCCGCACCGGCCTGTACGAGCACTTCGCCGGGCGGATCTTCAGCGCCACCGAGGTCGGGCGCGGCAAACCCGCGCCCGACCTCTTCCTGCACGCCGCCCGCACGATGGGCGTCGACCCGGCCGCATGCGTCGTCGTCGAGGACAGCCTGCCGGGTGTCCAGGCGGCCCGCGCCGCCGGGATGCGCGCATTCGGCTACGCGGGCGGGCTCACCCCGGCGGACAGGCTGGCGGGGCCGGGCACGGTCGTCATCGACGACATGCGGAAGCTGCCCGAACTCATCGGCGGCTACCAGGGGTGCGGCACCAGGGGTATGTGGAGCCCTGATCGCTGA
- a CDS encoding S1 RNA-binding domain-containing protein, which yields MTDAARSGPEFRWARLRGMAHPVHRLSGSFDHNSRESHAEACVAAVAGFALDAGAGRLTIDNPALDGFFSFSRRVGVNGHGLHGLFDHRHRGFHDGAEVSLGTGLALVRAMVLRQGAWCRLSGDGGFFVHVGDEGEVYVRGAAFGTAVERARALGLDVSEVEGSPYAPELDETADARPADDAFWAAVAALVAERGAVLLEEQYVRNGYRWHGISSVEDVDGARARLTPRARLALWPDLSADLDAVRTAIERQEHVAMLVEEPQLADSFPARIAERRTEVRKCRAALIPMEPADRHPLLAAEVPDADGVLRTRWRLQPTRAEQLRALLGSLRAGDRVRGVVATGVHDVGVYVDLDDDLGRQVGFLRVPELSWSRVDGVDDLAPVGREIEAMVLSVDFGWEQVNLSMKALNPDPWRLFADTEPVGRTFTGVVAKLMPFGALVAVRNDVGAELGGLVRAEDLASSVEEGDEIAVFVEELDLERRRIRLRSAAEPGAPMLSG from the coding sequence GTGACCGATGCCGCGCGGTCCGGCCCGGAGTTCCGCTGGGCTAGACTGCGCGGCATGGCGCACCCCGTCCACCGGCTGAGCGGGTCCTTCGACCACAACTCCCGGGAGAGCCACGCGGAAGCGTGCGTGGCGGCCGTCGCGGGTTTCGCGCTCGACGCCGGGGCCGGGCGGCTGACGATCGACAATCCCGCGCTGGACGGCTTCTTCTCCTTCTCCCGGCGGGTCGGTGTGAACGGCCATGGGTTGCACGGCCTGTTCGACCATCGTCATCGCGGTTTCCACGACGGCGCCGAGGTGTCGCTGGGCACCGGGCTCGCGCTGGTGCGCGCGATGGTGCTGCGGCAGGGGGCGTGGTGCCGGCTGAGTGGTGACGGCGGGTTCTTCGTGCACGTCGGCGACGAGGGAGAGGTCTACGTCCGCGGGGCGGCCTTCGGTACCGCCGTCGAGCGCGCGCGGGCGCTGGGGCTCGACGTCTCGGAGGTGGAAGGATCGCCGTACGCGCCGGAGTTGGACGAGACGGCCGACGCCCGTCCAGCCGATGACGCGTTCTGGGCGGCGGTCGCGGCTCTGGTGGCGGAGCGAGGCGCGGTGCTGTTGGAGGAGCAGTACGTCCGCAACGGCTATCGCTGGCACGGGATTTCGTCCGTCGAGGACGTCGACGGTGCGCGCGCCAGGCTGACCCCACGAGCGCGGCTCGCCCTGTGGCCGGATCTCTCGGCGGACCTCGACGCCGTTCGGACCGCGATCGAACGGCAGGAGCACGTCGCAATGCTGGTCGAGGAGCCGCAGCTCGCCGACTCGTTCCCGGCGAGGATCGCCGAGCGGCGTACGGAGGTGCGAAAGTGCCGCGCCGCCCTGATCCCGATGGAGCCGGCCGACCGCCATCCGCTGCTGGCCGCCGAAGTCCCGGACGCCGACGGCGTGTTGCGCACCCGCTGGCGGCTCCAGCCCACTCGGGCGGAGCAACTGCGCGCGCTGCTCGGCTCGTTGCGGGCCGGCGACCGGGTGCGCGGGGTGGTGGCGACGGGCGTGCACGACGTCGGCGTGTACGTGGACCTGGACGACGACCTCGGGCGGCAGGTCGGCTTCCTGCGTGTGCCCGAGCTGTCCTGGAGCCGCGTCGACGGCGTGGACGACCTCGCACCGGTCGGGCGGGAGATCGAGGCGATGGTGCTGAGCGTCGACTTCGGCTGGGAGCAGGTCAACCTGTCGATGAAGGCCCTGAACCCCGACCCGTGGCGACTCTTCGCCGACACCGAGCCGGTCGGGCGGACGTTCACGGGCGTGGTCGCGAAGCTCATGCCGTTCGGCGCGCTCGTGGCCGTCCGGAACGACGTCGGCGCGGAGCTGGGCGGCCTGGTGCGTGCCGAGGATCTCGCATCCTCGGTGGAGGAGGGCGATGAAATCGCCGTCTTTGTAGAGGAGTTGGACCTAGAACGGCGCCGGATCCGGCTGCGGTCGGCGGCGGAACCGGGCGCCCCTATGCTGTCCGGATGA
- a CDS encoding putative Ig domain-containing protein has product MFKRLVAMAGASAVVAGGLTLAAAPAHAVQAGDLTATIALSNCSASLVRYPTSVDGDRALMLTNGHCLPTMPPAGEVIQNVAASRSGTLLNGAGNSLGTVQADKVLYATMTGTDVALYELTDTYGSISSRYGVTALTVSDTHPADGAAMFIPSSYWKQVWNCSVNGFVPTLREDEWTWHDSLRYSAGCNTTHGTSGSPIVDSASGRIIGINNTGNDDGQMCTLNNPCEVAADGTTTATKGQSYGEETYWFTTCLGNGRVIDLNVSGCLLTKPAGSGAVSVSSPGDQSTALNGSVNLQVQASGGTAPLSYSATGLPTGLSINSSTGLISGTASAAGSYNVTVTAKDSAGKTGTTSFSWTVSGGGGACTPTQLLGNQGFETGSAAPWTASAGVIDNSASQPAHGGSWKAWLDGYGSSHTDTLSQTVTIPAGCKATLSFWLHIDTAESGTTPYDKLTVSVNGTTLKTYSNVDAAAGYQQRTFDLSAYAGKSVTLKFTGVEDSSLQTSFVIDDTSIQTG; this is encoded by the coding sequence ATGTTCAAGAGACTTGTCGCGATGGCCGGCGCGAGCGCCGTCGTCGCGGGCGGGCTGACCCTGGCCGCCGCCCCCGCGCACGCGGTCCAGGCCGGAGACCTCACGGCCACCATCGCGCTCAGCAACTGCTCGGCCTCGCTGGTCCGTTACCCCACCTCCGTGGACGGTGACCGGGCGCTCATGCTCACCAACGGCCACTGCCTGCCGACCATGCCGCCCGCCGGCGAGGTCATCCAGAACGTCGCGGCCAGCCGCAGCGGCACCCTGCTCAATGGCGCCGGGAACAGCCTGGGCACCGTCCAGGCCGACAAGGTGCTCTACGCGACCATGACCGGCACCGACGTCGCGCTCTACGAACTCACCGACACCTACGGCTCGATCAGCAGCCGCTACGGCGTCACCGCGCTGACCGTCAGCGACACCCACCCGGCCGACGGCGCCGCGATGTTCATCCCCTCGTCGTACTGGAAGCAGGTCTGGAACTGCTCCGTCAACGGCTTCGTGCCGACCCTGCGCGAGGACGAGTGGACCTGGCACGACTCGCTCCGCTACAGCGCCGGCTGCAACACCACGCACGGCACCTCCGGCTCGCCGATCGTCGACTCCGCGAGCGGGCGGATCATCGGCATCAACAACACCGGCAACGACGACGGCCAGATGTGCACCCTCAACAACCCGTGCGAGGTCGCCGCCGACGGCACCACCACCGCCACCAAGGGGCAGAGTTACGGTGAGGAGACCTACTGGTTCACCACCTGCCTCGGCAACGGCCGGGTCATCGACCTCAATGTCAGCGGCTGCCTGCTCACCAAGCCGGCCGGCAGTGGCGCGGTGTCGGTGAGCAGCCCGGGCGACCAGTCCACGGCGCTGAACGGTTCGGTGAACCTGCAGGTCCAGGCGTCGGGCGGGACGGCTCCGCTGTCGTACTCCGCGACCGGGCTGCCGACCGGTCTGTCGATCAACTCCTCGACGGGTCTGATCTCGGGCACCGCCTCCGCCGCGGGCAGCTACAACGTGACGGTCACGGCGAAGGACTCGGCGGGCAAGACCGGGACGACCAGCTTCAGCTGGACCGTGTCCGGTGGTGGCGGCGCCTGCACCCCGACGCAGCTGCTGGGCAACCAGGGCTTCGAGACGGGTTCGGCCGCGCCGTGGACGGCGTCGGCGGGCGTGATCGACAACAGCGCGTCGCAGCCGGCCCACGGCGGCAGCTGGAAGGCCTGGCTGGACGGCTACGGCAGCAGCCACACCGACACGCTGTCGCAGACGGTGACGATCCCGGCGGGCTGCAAGGCGACGCTGAGCTTCTGGCTGCACATCGACACCGCCGAGTCGGGCACCACGCCGTACGACAAGCTGACCGTGTCGGTGAACGGCACCACGCTGAAGACGTACAGCAACGTGGACGCCGCGGCCGGCTACCAGCAGCGCACGTTCGACCTCTCCGCCTACGCGGGCAAGAGCGTCACGCTGAAGTTCACCGGCGTCGAGGACTCCTCGCTGCAGACGAGCTTCGTGATCGACGACACGTCCATCCAGACCGGCTGA
- a CDS encoding alpha/beta hydrolase, whose amino-acid sequence MLSLTGLPLQIIASVVAIAVFAATMWLWPRFGGRGWRAWLGRIGAFLATQIAVLVAMGLVANGYFGFYSSWSDLLGTNGKPGTVVDHTPNAAVAVTGEQKMYSAQGSDPDRSGLIQKVAVKGAASGLTSDAYVYLPPQYFQADYAKQQFPMALVLAGYPGSAEKLISLMQYPASTLTAIEQKKLPPTVLVLMRPTLSGNRDTECMDIPNGPQVETFFTSDLPKALATTYRIGSDPASRAVIGNSTGGYCALKFAMRKPDAYRSAISLSGYYTAPIDETTGDLFNGSAQLKQQNDLVWRLKNQPAAPVSLLLATSYDENNYDGTQAMVGAFKAPTKLSTITLNTGGHNFHTWTREIPPALEWLGKHLVMPAAA is encoded by the coding sequence GTGCTCAGTCTCACCGGCCTCCCGCTCCAGATCATCGCGTCGGTCGTCGCGATCGCCGTCTTCGCCGCCACCATGTGGCTCTGGCCTCGATTCGGCGGGCGGGGCTGGAGGGCCTGGCTCGGCCGGATCGGCGCCTTCCTCGCCACCCAGATCGCCGTCCTGGTCGCGATGGGCCTCGTCGCCAACGGCTACTTCGGCTTCTACAGCTCCTGGAGCGACCTGCTCGGCACCAACGGCAAGCCCGGAACGGTCGTCGACCACACGCCGAACGCCGCTGTCGCCGTCACCGGCGAACAGAAGATGTACTCCGCCCAGGGCTCCGACCCCGACCGCTCCGGGCTGATCCAGAAGGTCGCCGTCAAGGGCGCCGCCAGCGGCCTGACCAGCGACGCCTACGTCTACCTGCCCCCGCAGTACTTCCAGGCGGACTACGCCAAGCAGCAGTTCCCGATGGCCCTGGTGCTGGCCGGCTACCCGGGCTCGGCCGAGAAGCTGATCTCGCTGATGCAGTACCCGGCCTCCACCCTCACCGCGATCGAGCAGAAGAAGCTGCCGCCGACCGTCCTGGTCCTGATGCGCCCGACGCTGTCCGGCAACCGCGACACCGAGTGCATGGACATCCCGAACGGCCCGCAGGTCGAGACCTTCTTCACCAGCGACCTGCCCAAGGCCCTCGCCACCACCTACCGGATCGGCAGCGACCCGGCCAGCCGCGCCGTGATCGGCAACTCCACCGGCGGCTACTGCGCCCTCAAGTTCGCGATGCGCAAACCCGACGCGTACCGCTCGGCGATCTCCCTCTCCGGCTACTACACCGCGCCGATCGACGAGACCACCGGCGACCTCTTCAACGGCAGCGCCCAGCTCAAGCAGCAGAACGACCTGGTCTGGCGGCTGAAGAACCAGCCGGCCGCGCCCGTCTCACTGCTGCTCGCCACCAGCTACGACGAGAACAACTACGACGGCACCCAGGCCATGGTGGGCGCGTTCAAGGCCCCGACCAAGCTCTCCACCATCACCCTGAACACCGGCGGACACAACTTCCACACCTGGACCCGGGAGATCCCCCCGGCCCTGGAGTGGCTGGGCAAGCACCTGGTCATGCCCGCCGCCGCCTGA
- a CDS encoding glycosyltransferase family 39 protein, with the protein MTTTSYSPPAGEPWPEAANFPPPEVPQPAPAPDPAPLFPEQPLPPAGPKGPASWSGRLRTLPARAWRGRADDPRWVRPALLGLLAATAVLYLWGLSASGWANAFYSAAVQAGSQSWKAFFFGSSDAGNFITVDKPPMSLWPMALSARIFGLSSWSVLAPQALMGSATVGVLYATVRRRFSPLGGLLAGAALALTPVAALMFRFNNPDALLVLLLTLTAYGLVRAIETASTRWLLFTGAMFGFAFLTKTLAAFLILPAFAVVYLVVAPTGFWRRVRQVLLAGVAVVVAGGWWVAVVELLPASARPYVGGSQDNSFLSLTFGYNGLGRVDGNERGSVGGGGRLPAGLDLPGGAARGRGWGQTGITRLFGSDIGGQIAWLLPAALILLLVGLWATRRYARTDTARAAFLVWGGWLVSTALIFSFMSGIFHQYYTVALAPAVAALVGMGVDGLWGARHRLPYALVLAGTLAVTAVWAFVLLGRSSGFLPWLRWAVLAGGLAAAVALVAGQFAGKASGRVGARIASVAGLLGLAAAFGGPAAYAVDTVNTAHNGSIVTAGPAVKGTFGPGGGKHGAQGFAGNGRGFAPGGGQFPGGQGSPGGQFPGGFPGGQGSRGQNGGQGFPGGFPGGGSGGTTGRHERGTTADPGAMDPEGMGPGGMGAGGMGPGGAGPGGAGGMGGLLGGTKVSDEAATLLKENADDYTWTAATSGSQNAASYQLATGKPVMALGGFNGTDPSLSLSGFQKYVQEGKVHWFIAGGSHRAFGGGTGAGDDGKQASETSRIEAWVTSHFTAKTVGSATFYDLTAPAS; encoded by the coding sequence ATGACCACGACCAGCTACTCCCCTCCGGCCGGCGAACCGTGGCCCGAGGCCGCGAACTTCCCGCCGCCGGAGGTGCCGCAGCCGGCCCCCGCCCCGGACCCGGCACCGCTCTTCCCGGAGCAGCCCCTGCCGCCGGCCGGACCCAAGGGCCCGGCCTCCTGGTCCGGCCGGCTGCGCACCCTCCCGGCCCGTGCCTGGCGCGGCCGGGCGGACGACCCGCGCTGGGTGCGCCCGGCCCTGCTCGGCCTGCTGGCCGCCACCGCCGTCCTTTACCTCTGGGGCCTGAGCGCCTCCGGCTGGGCCAACGCCTTCTACTCGGCGGCCGTCCAGGCGGGCAGCCAGAGCTGGAAGGCGTTCTTCTTCGGCTCCTCGGACGCCGGGAACTTCATCACCGTCGACAAGCCCCCGATGTCGCTGTGGCCGATGGCCCTGTCCGCGCGGATCTTCGGCCTCTCGTCGTGGTCCGTGCTCGCCCCGCAGGCGCTGATGGGCTCCGCCACCGTGGGCGTCCTGTACGCGACGGTGCGCCGCCGGTTCTCCCCGCTCGGCGGACTGCTGGCCGGGGCCGCGCTGGCGCTCACCCCGGTGGCGGCGCTGATGTTCCGCTTCAACAACCCGGACGCGCTGCTGGTGCTGCTGCTCACCCTGACCGCGTACGGCCTGGTGCGGGCGATCGAGACGGCGAGCACCCGGTGGCTGCTGTTCACCGGCGCGATGTTCGGTTTCGCCTTCCTCACCAAGACCCTGGCGGCCTTCCTGATCCTGCCCGCCTTCGCGGTGGTCTACCTCGTCGTGGCGCCGACCGGCTTCTGGCGACGGGTGCGGCAGGTCCTGCTCGCCGGTGTGGCCGTGGTGGTCGCCGGCGGCTGGTGGGTCGCGGTCGTCGAGCTGCTGCCGGCCTCGGCCCGTCCGTACGTCGGCGGCTCGCAGGACAATAGCTTCCTCTCGCTCACCTTCGGCTACAACGGCCTCGGCCGGGTCGACGGCAACGAGCGCGGCAGCGTGGGCGGCGGCGGCCGGCTCCCGGCCGGACTCGACCTGCCGGGCGGCGCGGCGCGCGGCCGCGGCTGGGGCCAGACCGGCATCACCCGGCTGTTCGGCAGCGACATCGGCGGGCAGATCGCCTGGCTGCTGCCGGCCGCGCTGATCCTGCTGCTGGTCGGCCTCTGGGCGACCCGCCGCTACGCCCGCACCGACACCGCCCGCGCGGCGTTCCTGGTCTGGGGCGGGTGGCTGGTCTCCACCGCGCTGATCTTCAGCTTCATGTCCGGGATCTTCCACCAGTACTACACGGTGGCGCTCGCCCCGGCCGTCGCGGCGCTGGTCGGCATGGGCGTGGACGGGCTGTGGGGGGCGCGGCACCGGCTGCCGTACGCCCTGGTGCTGGCGGGCACGCTCGCGGTGACGGCGGTGTGGGCGTTCGTCCTGCTCGGACGCAGCTCGGGGTTCCTGCCGTGGCTGCGCTGGGCGGTGCTGGCCGGTGGGCTGGCGGCGGCGGTCGCGCTGGTGGCCGGTCAGTTCGCCGGGAAGGCCTCCGGACGGGTGGGCGCGCGGATCGCCTCGGTGGCGGGCCTGCTGGGGCTCGCGGCGGCGTTCGGCGGTCCGGCGGCGTACGCCGTGGACACCGTCAACACCGCGCACAACGGCTCCATCGTGACGGCCGGGCCTGCGGTGAAGGGCACGTTCGGCCCGGGCGGCGGCAAGCACGGCGCGCAGGGCTTCGCCGGCAACGGCCGGGGGTTCGCCCCGGGCGGCGGCCAGTTCCCGGGCGGCCAGGGCTCCCCGGGCGGCCAGTTCCCGGGCGGATTCCCGGGTGGCCAGGGCTCCCGCGGGCAGAACGGCGGCCAGGGCTTCCCCGGCGGCTTCCCGGGCGGTGGCTCCGGCGGGACGACCGGGCGCCACGAGCGCGGCACCACCGCCGACCCCGGCGCGATGGACCCCGAGGGGATGGGCCCGGGAGGCATGGGAGCGGGAGGCATGGGGCCCGGCGGCGCGGGCCCCGGCGGCGCGGGCGGCATGGGCGGCCTGCTCGGCGGCACCAAGGTGAGCGACGAGGCCGCGACCCTGCTCAAGGAGAACGCCGACGACTACACCTGGACCGCCGCGACCAGCGGCTCGCAGAACGCCGCCAGCTACCAACTCGCCACCGGCAAGCCGGTGATGGCCCTCGGCGGCTTCAACGGCACCGACCCGTCGCTGAGCCTCAGCGGCTTCCAGAAGTACGTGCAGGAGGGCAAGGTGCACTGGTTCATCGCCGGCGGCTCCCACCGCGCCTTCGGCGGCGGCACCGGCGCCGGCGACGACGGCAAGCAGGCGTCCGAGACCTCCCGGATCGAGGCGTGGGTGACGAGCCACTTCACGGCGAAGACGGTCGGCTCGGCCACCTTCTACGACCTGACGGCCCCGGCCTCCTGA
- a CDS encoding alpha/beta hydrolase, whose amino-acid sequence MIPRFRRHALPALAAALAVALPAGCTGPSGPGAGRAGAGEASRPPLSERVSATAAPALRALYDQRIPWKPCADDVNADPNGPVVQCATLKVPLDYTDPGGETIDVALARMPAADPGRRIGSLLLNPGGPGNSGVDMVRWGWRSYQGPLHDRFDLVGFDPRGAGRTTPVACLDDRTRDEWTSTDDPAYDHGRILADACRAKDARMLPYLGTRNTARDLDVLRGALGDRKLDFLGLSYGTYLGALYAEEFPDRTGRLVLDGAVERGTDLVHLNAEQAAATETAFRAFAADCATAEDSCPLGTDPAAAPQRLADFLDGLDERPLRADRGRLLTATLGWNATLNVLYDGHRSWERLRTALEPALTRRDADDLLKLADSANGRDEQGHFDTSADAYTAIHCADAPLAPTEAELSSALADLADRAPLVGRHDTRAVLLDPDCRSWPFRSPEHPHTVKAPGSAPILVVGSTGDPVTPYVWAQRMAAGLEHGVLLTRDGDGHTAYDKSGCVRAAVTAFLVDGRLPGAGTRCPSD is encoded by the coding sequence ATGATCCCCCGGTTCCGACGGCACGCCCTGCCCGCGCTCGCCGCCGCCCTCGCCGTCGCGCTGCCGGCCGGCTGCACCGGCCCGAGCGGCCCGGGCGCAGGCCGGGCGGGGGCCGGCGAGGCCTCCCGCCCGCCGCTCTCCGAACGGGTCTCCGCCACCGCCGCCCCGGCCCTGCGCGCCCTCTACGACCAGCGGATCCCCTGGAAGCCCTGCGCCGACGACGTCAACGCCGACCCCAACGGACCGGTCGTACAGTGCGCCACGCTCAAGGTCCCGCTGGACTACACCGACCCCGGCGGCGAGACCATCGACGTCGCACTCGCCCGAATGCCCGCCGCCGACCCCGGCCGGCGGATCGGCTCCCTCCTCCTCAACCCCGGCGGGCCCGGCAACTCCGGTGTCGACATGGTCCGGTGGGGCTGGCGGAGCTACCAGGGCCCGCTGCACGACCGCTTCGACCTGGTCGGCTTCGACCCGCGCGGCGCCGGCCGCACCACCCCCGTCGCCTGCCTCGACGACCGCACCCGCGACGAGTGGACCAGCACCGACGACCCGGCCTACGACCACGGCCGGATCCTCGCCGACGCCTGCCGGGCCAAGGACGCCAGGATGCTCCCGTACCTCGGCACCCGGAACACCGCCCGCGACCTCGACGTGCTGCGCGGCGCCCTCGGCGACCGCAAGCTCGACTTCCTCGGCCTCTCCTACGGCACCTACCTCGGCGCGCTCTACGCCGAGGAGTTCCCCGACCGCACCGGCCGGCTAGTCCTCGACGGCGCCGTCGAGCGCGGCACCGACCTGGTGCACCTCAACGCCGAACAGGCCGCCGCCACCGAGACCGCGTTCCGGGCGTTCGCCGCAGACTGCGCCACCGCCGAGGACTCCTGCCCGCTCGGCACCGACCCGGCCGCCGCCCCGCAGCGCCTCGCCGACTTCCTCGACGGCCTCGACGAGCGCCCGCTGCGCGCCGACCGCGGACGCCTCCTCACCGCCACCCTCGGCTGGAACGCCACCCTCAACGTGCTCTACGACGGCCACCGCTCCTGGGAGCGGCTGCGCACCGCCCTCGAACCGGCCCTGACCCGCCGCGACGCCGACGACCTGCTGAAACTCGCCGATTCCGCCAACGGCCGTGACGAGCAAGGCCACTTCGACACCTCCGCCGACGCCTACACCGCCATCCACTGCGCGGACGCCCCGCTGGCGCCCACCGAGGCGGAGCTCAGCTCGGCGCTCGCCGACCTCGCCGACCGGGCACCGCTGGTCGGCAGGCACGACACCCGGGCCGTCCTGCTCGACCCGGACTGTCGCTCCTGGCCGTTCCGTTCGCCCGAGCACCCGCACACGGTGAAGGCGCCGGGCAGCGCCCCGATCCTGGTGGTCGGCTCGACCGGCGACCCGGTCACGCCCTACGTGTGGGCGCAGCGGATGGCGGCCGGGCTGGAGCACGGCGTGCTGCTCACCCGCGACGGCGACGGGCACACCGCGTACGACAAGAGCGGGTGCGTGCGGGCGGCCGTGACGGCGTTCCTGGTGGACGGCCGGCTGCCCGGCGCGGGGACGCGCTGCCCGTCCGACTGA